Within Kineothrix sp. MB12-C1, the genomic segment ATAACATTTTTCATCGGATTTATACTATATTTAAAACGAAAATGGGGTAATACTTATGCATATAAACGAATCAGCCGAAAACTATCTGGAAACTATTTTAATACTCAGTAAATCTCATCCCGTGGTACGTTCCGTCGATATTGCCGAAGAATTGGGGTTTAAGAAGTCGAGCGTCAGTGTGGCGATGAAAAATTTGCGCGAAAAAGAGTATATTACTGTGACATCCGAAGGATTTATTAATTTAACGGAATCCGGACGCAAAATTGCGGATATTATTTACGAAAGGCACGAACTTCTCTCCTCCTGGCTCGTGGATCTTGGAGTTGATAAGACTACTGCCGCCGATGACGCCTGCCGTATCGAGCATGTAATTAGCACCGAAAGTTTCGAAGCGATCAAAGAATACATAAAAAAGGATCATTAATTT encodes:
- a CDS encoding metal-dependent transcriptional regulator, with protein sequence MHINESAENYLETILILSKSHPVVRSVDIAEELGFKKSSVSVAMKNLREKEYITVTSEGFINLTESGRKIADIIYERHELLSSWLVDLGVDKTTAADDACRIEHVISTESFEAIKEYIKKDH